ACTGGACCTTAGGAATGTATATCTTTGTATGTTCTATAGGCATCATCGGGGTTTCAGCAACCGCTGTGGTCACCGCCCTCACACCGGTGCTCTCTACAATCACCACCAGACTGATAGCACGAGAGAAGCCTTTATTAACGAACATCACAGGAGCCCTCCTTACGTCGGCAGGCATAATAGTTACCGCTCTCTGAACCTTCACTGGACTGACTACCACAGCGACACCGTCTTGACGCCTTCCCTGAGCATCCTACGTAATTGAATTCTGAAATACGTGTAAGCGGACGCGAGGAAAGCTAGGGGATAGACGATGGAGAGCGCAATGAGAGTTACTTCAGGTATAACTGGTGTTGAGAGTCCCAGAGAATGCCTCAGGAGTTCCGCTGGATAGCTGAAGGGGGTCAGCAACGCTATCTGCCTCATGACGGATGGTAGATTAGCTAAGGGTGTGACGCCCCCTGTAGCTACCGGGAGGATCCAGGAGATGAACTCGACCACCGCACCTGAAGTGCCTGACGCCATTAAAGTAGCACCAAGTATCAGGGCGTAGCTGAAAAGCACGACCATCAATGAGAAAATACTTAGAGTAAGTAACGCCGCGTTAACCACGCTTAAAGCAGGCGGGGCGGCAAGAAATGAGAGCATCATGTACGTTATTGTCAGGGAGAGGGCCAGCCACGTGAGAGTTACTGGC
This window of the Zestosphaera sp. genome carries:
- a CDS encoding ABC transporter permease, which encodes MRLNVWSFISSAKVVFESYVKAELLRSRGFFIGLISMATWLAVIMLPMTLFRDPTTSAELISSHMFVGVAIFQAYSASTWDWGWELRDALFRGVLENVIVSGSSMFVLYVGIVPVTLTWLALSLTITYMMLSFLAAPPALSVVNAALLTLSIFSLMVVLFSYALILGATLMASGTSGAVVEFISWILPVATGGVTPLANLPSVMRQIALLTPFSYPAELLRHSLGLSTPVIPEVTLIALSIVYPLAFLASAYTYFRIQLRRMLREGVKTVSLW